The sequence below is a genomic window from Streptomyces sp. NBC_00289.
GCGCCGACGGCCAGGTAGTCCACGCCCGTGTCCGCGTACACCTTGGCGTTGTCGAGGGTGAGCCGGCCCGAGGCCTCCAGGGCGGCACGTCCGTGCACGACGGCCACCGCCTCCTCGCACTCGCCCGGCGTGAAGTTGTCCAGCAGGATCAGGTCGGCCCCGGCGTCCACCACCTCGCGCAGCTGGTGCAGCGTGTCGACCTCGACCTCGATCGGTACGTCCGGGAAGGCCTCCCGGACGGCTTCGAAGGCCTGGGCGACGCCGCCCGCGGCGACCACGTGGTTGTCCTTGACCAGGGCCGCGTCCGACAGCGACATGCGGTGGTTGACGCCGCCGCCGCAGCGGACCGCGTACTTCTCCAGGGAACGCAGACCGGGCGTCGTCTTGCGGGTGTCCCGCACCCGGGCGCGGGTGCCCTCCAGGGCGTCCGCCCACGCGCGCGTGGCGGTCGCGACGCCCGACAGGCGGCACAGGAGGTTGAGCGCGCTGCGTTCGGCGGTCAGCAGGTCACGGGTGCGCGTGGTGACCGACAGAAGCCGCTGCCCGGCCTCCACGCGGTCGCCGTCCTCCACGTGCCGCTCGACCTCGAGCTCCTCGGTGCAGACCACGGAGAGCACCGCTTCGGCCACCCTGAGGCCGGCCACGACGCCCGTCTCGCGCGCGGTGAAGTCGGCGGTGGCGACGGCGTCCTCGGGGATGGTCGCGACCGTCGTCACGTCCACCCCGTGGGCGAGGTCCTCCTGGAGGGCGACGTTGGCGATGTCCTCGACCTCCACGGGGTCGAGGCCTGCGTCGGCCAGGAGCTGGGCGAGCGCGGGGTCGAGTCCGCACTCCAGGTATTCCTCGCCGGCGTCCGCGCCGCAGGCACAGCCGTCGCCGCAGCCGCCGTTCGACGCGAGGGGAAGGTCGGGGGTGCTCACTGCTGTCACTGCTCCTGAAGGGG
It includes:
- the nadC gene encoding carboxylating nicotinate-nucleotide diphosphorylase → MSTPDLPLASNGGCGDGCACGADAGEEYLECGLDPALAQLLADAGLDPVEVEDIANVALQEDLAHGVDVTTVATIPEDAVATADFTARETGVVAGLRVAEAVLSVVCTEELEVERHVEDGDRVEAGQRLLSVTTRTRDLLTAERSALNLLCRLSGVATATRAWADALEGTRARVRDTRKTTPGLRSLEKYAVRCGGGVNHRMSLSDAALVKDNHVVAAGGVAQAFEAVREAFPDVPIEVEVDTLHQLREVVDAGADLILLDNFTPGECEEAVAVVHGRAALEASGRLTLDNAKVYADTGVDYLAVGALTHSSPILDIGLDLREAE